A genomic region of Lodderomyces elongisporus chromosome 5, complete sequence contains the following coding sequences:
- the IRC6 gene encoding Increased recombination centers protein 6 has product MFPNHILVLGPPNSGKLRIVDAITQRENESIAFDTERNSHSGIIEKTRIITKYYDIDLNIFIDEFPEERSVKKEYSQQSQKQQEQPQHIQQSEKIEREGTEEIKEMHVISDDEKLRSFKAWSKSFGDDSMSELRTVLNGVIFTINATSDGLEYIEQALDILDILRAQLNDDSFCVVVASVPCGAQPLNQKMEEIEDLVMSHAIEFINLQATGKNEFGEKQGKERVREVMESHDWPNIDPASFPNVQDSKMKEERNRAKIKALEDPLVKKQPQQEDLRVEENENEEENELYANREVYNNDNDKYDDQNDDKNDDKNDNKNDNSNNNEDNLEYLLTRLVLARQKAETLSGEERERYAAECVDDFINFL; this is encoded by the coding sequence ATGTTTCCAAATCATATTTTAGTTCTAGGACCACCAAATAGTGGAAAGCTACGCATTGTCGATGCAATTACACAGCGAGAAAACGAAAGCATAGCCTTCGATACTGAAAGGAATAGTCACAGTGGAATTATAGAGAAAACCAGAATCATAACCAAATATTATGATATAGATCTCAACATCTTCATTGATGAGTTTCCCGAAGAACGACTGGTGAAGAAGGAGTACCTGCAACAGCTGCAGAAGCAGCAagaacaaccacaacacaTACAGCAAAgtgaaaagattgaaagGGAGGGTACAGAAGAGATCAAAGAAATGCATGTTATATCGGATGACGAAAAGCTTCGACTGTTTAAAGCTTGGTCTAAGCTGTTTGGCGATGACTCGATGTCGGAGTTGCGTACCGTTTTGAACGGAGTGATATTTACAATAAATGCAACACTGGATGGGTTGGAGTATATCGAGCAAGCCTTGGATATTCTTGATATATTGCGAGCTCAATTGAATGATGATAGTTTTTGCGTAGTTGTGGCGTCAGTACCTTGCGGAGCACAGCCTTTAAATCAAAAGATGGAAGAAATAGAGGATTTGGTAATGTCGCATGCAATTGAGTTCATCAACTTGCAAGCAACAGGTAAAAATGAATTTGGAGAGAAACAAGGCAAGGAACGAGTGAGAGAAGTAATGGAGTCGCATGACTGGCCCAATATAGATCCAGCATCTTTTCCAAATGTTCAGGACTCGAAAATGAAGGAAGAACGTAATAGAGCAAAAATCAAAGCCTTGGAAGATCCTTTGGTAAAGAAACAGCCCCAGCAAGAGGATTTGCGGGTTgaagaaaacgaaaatgAAGAGGAAAATGAATTATATGCCAATAGAGAGGTGTATAacaatgataatgataaatatgatgaCCAAAATGATGACAAAAATGATGACAAAAATGATAACAAAAACGATAATAGCAATAATAATGAAGACAATTTAGAATATCTATTGACAAGATTGGTCTTGGCACGGCAAAAGGCTGAAACTCTTTCTGGAGAAGAACGAGAGCGATATGCTGCAGAATGTGTTGATGACTTTAtaaattttctttaa